The DNA segment CGCCGCAAAATACGATGTATTCGGCTTCAGATTGCGCGGCCTCGCGCGACAGCTTCAGCGAATCACCGAAAATGTCGGCATGTTTAAACACTTCATCGCGTTGATAATGATGCCCCAAGACAATGCAACGATTACCAAGCTTGGCCTTGGCTGCCTTGATGCGTTCATCGCACTCAGGGTCATCGAGTAGCGCATAGCCATGTATGGGAAGAGCGGTATCAGACATAAGTGTAACCAAAATCAATGTAAGGCACGCATCGCGCGCCATTTATCAAAACCCAAGAGGTACGCGACGTACTTCTACAAGACCATTAAACAACGCATCAATACAACGCATTTTGCAACAAATTCATGGCCGCCGGACCGCTTTGACCTTGTATGTATTGCAATACCACCGGCACGAACTGGCCGATCATGTTGGCGTCCATACCCAACGTTTGAAACGAGCCCGCTAGCACCGCCAAACTCCCCAGACCATTGGTTTGCTCCCCCATTAATCCGGCCGCTAAACCAAACAATGAGTTGGACGAGGTAGATTGGGGTACGGCGGACAAATATTGATCCATATCCGGCACATAACTACTCAGGCGCATAAAATCACTGGGGTTCATGCGCTGCTGGGCCAG comes from the Methylomonas sp. LL1 genome and includes:
- a CDS encoding DUF2780 domain-containing protein — protein: MTHWMSLSVVCTVLLVAGCASEQPFSGQTFASAGGQTSGARQAGYQAPEPELVDVLTGQLGVNSRQAMGGVGSIFSLAQQRMNPSDFMRLSSYVPDMDQYLSAVPQSTSSNSLFGLAAGLMGEQTNGLGSLAVLAGSFQTLGMDANMIGQFVPVVLQYIQGQSGPAAMNLLQNALY